In Modestobacter versicolor, a single genomic region encodes these proteins:
- a CDS encoding SpoIIE family protein phosphatase, whose product MRSEWSAVLAAPALLEALPDTVVVADREGRVAYVNPAVTTLLGHRPADLLGRPLTVLMPERLQRGHGAGFARYRETGRGELVGATTRVPAQHADGHEVPIDLTLARLAPDGQDADGALVVAVLRDASATILLERQFQVSRYLAAIQRVTAALTEAPDADAAFQQLLPTLCTELDWDAATIWQPDELAGRLRYAGVWTAPGAEVQALHAEALLLSFRRGEGLPGTTWQRREPVVFEDLWSEPRFLRRASARADGVRTGLAFPVLHGDALLGVCELFSRALRPVPEELLDVLATAGRQIGQFLSRLRAESQVRSLADTLQRSLLPPTLPAVPGVQLAARYVPGGQGLLVGGDTYDVLPLPDGRWLVLIADVCGKGAEAAGTAALARHTARAAATTGSGPADVLGAVNSALIREAVRGPLRFVTACCLLLRPHEGGVSARLSIAGHPRPVLRSASGPCTEVGTPGRPLGVAAETQYAESDLELPAGSTLVLYTDGVTEARDADGAQFDEAGLLAVLAGGPGHSAEETVEAVQAAVDRHRQRSPHERDDLAVLALRC is encoded by the coding sequence GTGCGGTCTGAGTGGAGCGCCGTCCTGGCCGCCCCCGCGCTGCTGGAGGCGCTGCCGGACACCGTCGTGGTCGCCGACCGCGAGGGTCGCGTCGCGTACGTGAACCCCGCGGTCACGACCCTGCTGGGCCACCGACCGGCGGACCTGCTCGGTCGGCCGCTGACGGTGCTGATGCCGGAGCGTCTCCAGCGCGGCCACGGGGCCGGTTTCGCCCGGTACCGGGAGACCGGTCGCGGCGAGCTGGTCGGGGCCACCACGCGGGTGCCGGCCCAGCACGCCGACGGGCACGAGGTGCCGATCGACCTGACGCTGGCCCGGCTGGCCCCGGACGGCCAGGACGCGGACGGCGCCCTGGTCGTGGCCGTCCTGCGCGACGCCAGCGCGACGATCCTGCTCGAGCGGCAGTTCCAGGTGAGCCGCTACCTGGCCGCCATCCAGCGGGTCACCGCGGCGCTGACCGAGGCGCCCGACGCCGACGCCGCCTTCCAGCAGCTGCTGCCGACGCTGTGCACCGAGCTCGACTGGGACGCAGCGACGATCTGGCAGCCCGACGAGCTCGCGGGCCGTCTCCGGTACGCCGGGGTCTGGACCGCACCCGGGGCCGAGGTGCAGGCGCTGCACGCCGAGGCGCTGCTGCTCTCGTTCCGCCGCGGCGAGGGGCTCCCCGGGACGACGTGGCAGCGGCGCGAGCCGGTCGTCTTCGAGGACCTGTGGTCCGAACCGCGCTTCCTGCGCCGGGCGAGCGCACGGGCCGACGGCGTGCGCACCGGCCTGGCCTTCCCGGTGCTCCACGGGGACGCCCTGCTCGGCGTCTGCGAGCTGTTCTCCCGGGCACTGCGACCCGTGCCCGAGGAGCTGCTCGACGTGCTGGCGACGGCCGGCCGGCAGATCGGGCAGTTCCTGAGCCGCCTGCGTGCGGAGTCGCAGGTCCGCTCGCTCGCCGACACCCTGCAGCGCAGCCTGCTGCCACCCACCCTCCCGGCGGTGCCGGGCGTGCAGCTGGCGGCCCGTTACGTGCCCGGCGGCCAGGGGCTGCTGGTCGGCGGCGACACCTACGACGTGCTGCCGCTGCCTGACGGCCGGTGGCTGGTCCTCATCGCCGACGTCTGCGGCAAGGGCGCCGAGGCGGCGGGCACGGCGGCCCTCGCGCGGCACACGGCCCGGGCCGCCGCGACCACCGGGTCGGGCCCGGCCGACGTGCTCGGGGCGGTGAACTCGGCGCTGATCCGGGAGGCCGTCCGGGGCCCGCTCCGGTTCGTCACGGCCTGCTGCCTGCTGCTCCGCCCGCACGAGGGAGGCGTCTCCGCTCGGCTGAGCATCGCCGGCCACCCCCGCCCGGTGCTGCGTTCGGCCAGCGGGCCGTGCACCGAGGTCGGCACCCCGGGACGCCCGCTCGGGGTGGCCGCCGAGACGCAGTACGCCGAGAGCGACCTCGAGCTGCCCGCTGGCAGCACCCTCGTGCTCTACACCGACGGCGTGACCGAGGCCCGGGATGCCGACGGCGCGCAGTTCGACGAGGCCGGCCTGCTCGCCGTGCTGGCGGGCGGTCCGGGGCACTCGGCGGAGGAGACGGTGGAGGCGGTGCAGGCCGCCGTCGACCGGCACCGGCAGCGCTCCCCCCACGAGCGGGACGACCTTGCCGTGCTCGCCCTCCGGTGCTGA
- the glgA gene encoding glycogen synthase has product MRVGIVTREWPPDVYGGAGVHVEHLVAAMRGLDGGPEIDVHAFGGPREDATGYGVPPGLQSANGALQAVGVDVEIAAALGGVDLVHSHTWYANHAGHLAKLVHGAAHVVTAHSLEPRRPWKADQLGGGYRLSSWVELTAYQDADAVIAVSRGMRADVLDVYPDLDPAKVFVVGNGVDAKAYRPVDAPDVVRDLGVDPDRPYALFVGRITRQKGLMHLLAAAEQLPAEAGLVLCAGAADTPAERKQVADAVAELQTRRTGVVWIEQMLPREQLVPLITGATVFVVPSVYEPLGIVNLEAAACGTAVVASAVGGIPEVVDDGRTGLLVPYDADRPAEFAAGLAARMSELLADPARAAAMGAAGRERVLAEFGWPAIAQQTVQTYETVLAARS; this is encoded by the coding sequence GTGCGCGTGGGGATCGTGACCAGGGAGTGGCCGCCGGACGTCTACGGAGGGGCCGGTGTGCACGTCGAGCACCTGGTCGCCGCGATGCGCGGCCTGGACGGCGGACCGGAGATCGACGTGCACGCCTTCGGCGGCCCGCGCGAGGACGCCACCGGGTACGGCGTGCCCCCGGGCCTGCAGTCCGCCAACGGCGCGCTGCAGGCGGTCGGCGTCGACGTCGAGATCGCCGCGGCGCTCGGCGGCGTCGACCTGGTCCACTCCCACACCTGGTACGCCAACCACGCCGGCCACCTGGCCAAGCTGGTGCACGGCGCCGCGCACGTGGTGACGGCGCACTCCCTCGAGCCGCGCCGGCCGTGGAAGGCCGACCAGCTCGGCGGCGGCTACCGGCTCTCCTCGTGGGTGGAGCTCACCGCGTACCAGGACGCCGACGCGGTGATCGCGGTCAGCCGCGGGATGCGCGCCGACGTGCTCGACGTCTACCCCGACCTGGACCCGGCGAAGGTGTTCGTGGTCGGCAACGGCGTGGACGCCAAGGCCTACCGCCCGGTCGACGCCCCCGACGTCGTCCGCGACCTGGGCGTGGACCCCGACCGGCCCTACGCCCTGTTCGTCGGCCGGATCACCCGGCAGAAGGGGCTCATGCACCTGCTGGCCGCCGCCGAGCAGCTGCCGGCCGAGGCCGGGCTGGTGCTGTGCGCCGGCGCCGCGGACACCCCCGCCGAGCGGAAGCAGGTGGCCGACGCCGTCGCCGAGCTGCAGACCCGCCGCACCGGCGTGGTCTGGATCGAGCAGATGCTGCCCCGCGAGCAGCTGGTGCCGCTGATCACCGGCGCGACGGTGTTCGTCGTGCCGTCGGTCTACGAGCCGCTGGGCATCGTCAACCTCGAGGCGGCCGCGTGCGGGACGGCGGTGGTGGCCAGCGCCGTCGGCGGCATCCCGGAGGTCGTGGACGACGGCCGCACCGGGCTGCTGGTGCCCTACGACGCCGACCGGCCGGCCGAGTTCGCCGCGGGCCTGGCGGCACGGATGAGCGAGCTGCTCGCCGACCCCGCGCGGGCAGCCGCGATGGGTGCCGCCGGGCGCGAGCGGGTGCTCGCGGAGTTCGGCTGGCCGGCGATCGCCCAGCAGACCGTGCAGACCTACGAGACGGTGCTCGCCGCCCGCAGCTGA
- a CDS encoding DUF350 domain-containing protein has translation MLASIGYAVAYTGIGILLLIVGAVVLDLLTPGHLAKHIYEERSVNAGIALAAVFLGQGAIAFTTIWTNGTSGFGDALADTVVFGLVGIALQVVAFLVLDVLTPGKLGHMLVQVPFHPASLVSAASTLAVSAIIIASIWP, from the coding sequence GTGCTGGCCAGCATCGGATACGCCGTCGCCTACACCGGCATCGGCATCCTGCTCCTGATCGTGGGCGCCGTCGTCCTCGACCTGCTCACCCCCGGCCACCTGGCCAAGCACATCTACGAGGAGCGGTCGGTCAACGCCGGCATCGCCCTCGCGGCGGTCTTCCTCGGCCAGGGCGCGATCGCCTTCACCACCATCTGGACCAACGGCACGAGCGGGTTCGGCGACGCTCTGGCCGACACCGTCGTCTTCGGCCTCGTCGGGATCGCGCTGCAGGTGGTCGCGTTCCTGGTGCTCGACGTGCTCACCCCGGGCAAGCTCGGCCACATGCTGGTGCAGGTGCCGTTCCACCCCGCCAGCCTGGTGAGCGCGGCGTCGACGCTGGCGGTCTCGGCGATCATCATCGCCTCCATCTGGCCCTGA
- a CDS encoding GGDEF domain-containing protein, translating into MTPDPAWWRRSAPEVATARVIGPVIGALYLLGGLAVVAVVVLPSAAPRSSLVLTLVGPLAVLTGAGIVRWGHRLPRPALHALVVVGTALITWVVAAAPGVTAAMAMAGIYSFVAVAAFFLFAPPLALAYLVTAIAACTAVLSWRSVPAGPVVALAVVTATIGLVVATLVQRASSASLDGLTGLANRRGFDDALGEAMRTAARTGTPFSVALVDVDHFKSTNDQDGHAAGDELLRTVAREWTPRAPRGALLARHGGDEFALLLPSSPGPAALRVVERLRLACLQVPLSAGVAQHLPGEDASQLMRRADAALYRAKADGRGRCVLHEDLPAAPRTRRA; encoded by the coding sequence GTGACCCCGGATCCGGCGTGGTGGCGGCGCAGCGCCCCCGAGGTCGCCACCGCCCGGGTCATCGGGCCGGTCATCGGAGCGCTCTACCTGCTCGGCGGGCTGGCGGTCGTGGCCGTCGTCGTCCTGCCGTCCGCGGCGCCCCGGTCCTCCCTCGTGCTCACCCTGGTCGGCCCGCTGGCGGTGCTCACCGGTGCGGGCATCGTCCGCTGGGGCCACCGGCTGCCCCGGCCGGCGCTGCACGCGCTCGTGGTGGTCGGCACGGCGCTGATCACCTGGGTGGTGGCCGCCGCGCCCGGCGTCACCGCGGCCATGGCGATGGCCGGCATCTACTCCTTCGTGGCCGTCGCCGCCTTCTTCCTCTTCGCACCGCCGCTCGCGCTGGCCTACCTGGTCACCGCCATCGCCGCGTGCACCGCCGTGCTGTCCTGGCGCTCGGTGCCGGCCGGGCCGGTGGTCGCGCTGGCCGTCGTGACCGCCACCATCGGGCTGGTCGTGGCCACGCTCGTGCAGCGGGCCTCGAGCGCCAGCCTGGACGGGCTCACCGGCCTGGCCAACCGCCGCGGCTTCGACGACGCGCTCGGCGAGGCGATGCGGACGGCGGCGCGCACCGGCACCCCGTTCTCGGTCGCCCTGGTCGACGTCGACCACTTCAAGTCCACGAACGACCAGGACGGGCACGCGGCCGGCGACGAGCTGCTCCGCACGGTCGCCCGGGAGTGGACGCCGCGGGCGCCGCGCGGCGCGCTGCTCGCCCGGCACGGCGGCGACGAGTTCGCCCTGCTGCTGCCGTCGAGCCCGGGCCCGGCGGCGCTGCGCGTGGTGGAGCGGCTGCGGCTGGCCTGCCTGCAGGTGCCGCTGTCCGCCGGGGTGGCCCAGCACCTGCCGGGCGAGGACGCCTCGCAGCTCATGCGGCGCGCGGACGCCGCGCTCTACCGCGCCAAGGCCGACGGCCGCGGCCGCTGCGTCCTGCACGAGGACCTGCCCGCAGCGCCCCGGACCCGCCGGGCCTGA
- a CDS encoding MsnO8 family LLM class oxidoreductase translates to MLTPRLSLLDRARTRSGEPDPDALAGTVERAVAAERLGYARFWVAEHHGVPGIAGSAPAVLLAAVAGRTTTVRLGSAGVMLPHHQPLVVAEQFATVSAFAPGRVDLGLGRSPGFTPPVRRALRETERDFAADLAELRAYLTGTAEVTLHPQPAGPVPMHVLATGSGLAVAAELGLPVIVGGPLLGVAGDPEPGLAALAGYRRAFRPSAQQPEPRVSVSLDVLVADTAAEAAELLLPEAWAMARARTEGAFPALEPVAAVRARSMTARQEQYVEQTLAAAIAGTPAQVESRLAELLDRTGAAELVASSSTFDRAALAASDASLAELFDQPTVGRAPAMASPSRP, encoded by the coding sequence GTGCTGACCCCTCGCCTCTCGCTGCTCGACCGGGCGCGCACCCGCTCCGGCGAGCCCGACCCCGACGCCCTGGCCGGCACCGTCGAGCGCGCGGTCGCCGCCGAGCGGCTGGGCTACGCGCGCTTCTGGGTGGCCGAGCACCACGGCGTGCCCGGCATCGCCGGGTCCGCGCCCGCGGTGCTGCTGGCCGCGGTCGCCGGCCGGACGACGACCGTCCGGCTCGGCTCGGCCGGCGTGATGCTCCCGCACCACCAGCCGCTGGTGGTCGCCGAGCAGTTCGCGACGGTGTCGGCGTTCGCCCCGGGCCGGGTCGATCTCGGGCTGGGCCGCTCCCCCGGCTTCACCCCGCCGGTGCGCCGGGCCCTCCGGGAGACCGAGCGGGACTTCGCCGCCGACCTGGCCGAGCTGCGCGCCTACCTCACCGGGACGGCGGAGGTCACCCTGCACCCGCAGCCCGCCGGCCCGGTGCCGATGCACGTGCTGGCCACCGGCTCGGGGCTGGCGGTCGCCGCGGAGCTGGGCCTCCCGGTCATCGTCGGCGGCCCGCTGCTCGGCGTGGCCGGCGACCCCGAGCCCGGGCTGGCCGCGCTGGCCGGCTACCGGCGGGCGTTCCGGCCCTCCGCGCAGCAGCCCGAGCCCCGGGTGTCGGTCAGCCTGGACGTCCTGGTGGCCGACACCGCCGCCGAGGCCGCCGAGCTGCTGCTGCCCGAGGCGTGGGCGATGGCCCGGGCGCGCACCGAGGGCGCCTTCCCCGCGCTGGAGCCGGTCGCCGCCGTCCGGGCGCGCTCGATGACGGCGCGGCAGGAGCAGTACGTGGAGCAGACGCTCGCCGCGGCGATCGCCGGGACGCCGGCGCAGGTGGAGAGCCGGCTGGCCGAGCTGCTCGACCGCACCGGGGCAGCCGAGCTGGTCGCCTCCAGCAGCACCTTCGACCGCGCGGCGCTGGCCGCCTCCGACGCCTCGCTCGCCGAGCTGTTCGATCAGCCCACCGTCGGCAGGGCACCGGCGATGGCGTCGCCGTCCCGGCCGTAG
- a CDS encoding spore photoproduct lyase family protein codes for MTDALTLFDDVVPAEVPVDSRLLQVRTVYAEPAAAASPRGRQVLARFPGAELVEVPSHWQIPDLHGNEGNVERWVRVKTETLVLGVKKSVSVRPNGRSADFIAPSTANGCAMACAYCYVPRRKGYANPITVFTNIEQITGAVRRHVARQGVKPEPNECDPASWVYDLGENSDCSVDALVSDNIADLVATFRELPTAKASFATKFVNRQLLDLDPQGRTRVRFSLMPDADAKLLDVRTSRVDERIAAVDDFVAAGYEVHLNFSPVVLRDGWEADWTALLQQLDDELSDAAKAQAATEVIMLTHNEQLHEVNLGWHPQAEELLWRPELQQPKVSQNGMRNVRYRNDVKRAGVDRLQQLIGQHAPWLRVRYAF; via the coding sequence GTGACCGACGCACTCACCCTCTTCGACGACGTCGTCCCGGCCGAGGTCCCCGTCGACAGCCGGCTGCTGCAGGTGCGCACCGTCTACGCCGAGCCCGCGGCGGCCGCCTCACCGCGCGGTCGGCAGGTGCTGGCCCGCTTCCCCGGCGCCGAGCTGGTCGAGGTGCCCTCGCACTGGCAGATCCCCGACCTGCACGGCAACGAGGGCAACGTCGAGCGCTGGGTGCGGGTCAAGACCGAGACGCTGGTGCTCGGGGTGAAGAAGTCGGTGTCGGTGCGGCCCAACGGGCGCTCGGCGGACTTCATCGCACCGTCCACCGCGAACGGCTGCGCGATGGCCTGCGCCTACTGCTACGTGCCCCGGCGCAAGGGCTACGCCAACCCGATCACCGTCTTCACCAACATCGAGCAGATCACCGGGGCCGTGCGCCGCCACGTGGCCCGCCAGGGCGTCAAGCCCGAGCCGAACGAGTGCGACCCGGCCAGCTGGGTCTACGACCTCGGCGAGAACAGCGACTGCTCGGTCGACGCGCTGGTCAGCGACAACATCGCCGACCTCGTCGCCACCTTCCGCGAGCTGCCGACCGCCAAGGCGTCCTTCGCCACCAAGTTCGTCAACCGCCAGCTGCTCGACCTCGACCCGCAGGGCCGCACCCGGGTGCGCTTCTCGCTGATGCCCGACGCCGACGCCAAGCTGCTCGACGTGCGCACCAGCCGGGTCGACGAGCGGATCGCCGCGGTCGACGACTTCGTCGCGGCCGGCTACGAGGTGCACCTCAACTTCTCCCCGGTGGTGCTGCGCGACGGCTGGGAGGCCGACTGGACGGCGCTGCTCCAGCAGCTGGACGACGAGCTGTCCGACGCCGCGAAGGCCCAGGCGGCCACCGAGGTGATCATGCTGACCCACAACGAGCAGCTGCACGAGGTCAACCTGGGCTGGCACCCGCAGGCCGAGGAGCTGCTGTGGCGGCCGGAGCTGCAGCAGCCGAAGGTCAGCCAGAACGGCATGCGCAACGTGCGCTACCGCAACGACGTCAAGCGGGCCGGGGTCGACCGGCTGCAGCAGCTGATCGGGCAGCACGCCCCGTGGCTGCGGGTCCGGTACGCGTTTTGA
- a CDS encoding NUDIX domain-containing protein codes for MRQLSSRTVYSNAWLTLREDEVELADGRSGVYAVVDKPDFAVVVPRDGDGFWMVEQHRYPVGRRTLEFPMGGWPAGRSGPLADLARAELREETGLRAGRLTRLGHLSTANGFSSQGFDVFLAEELTAGPTDREPTEADMVHRLVPRAELAELVRSGAVDDATTVAAYALLLVTEATGAGR; via the coding sequence GTGCGCCAGCTCTCCAGCCGGACCGTCTACTCCAACGCCTGGCTGACCCTCCGCGAGGACGAGGTCGAGCTGGCCGACGGCCGGTCCGGTGTCTACGCGGTGGTCGACAAGCCCGACTTCGCCGTCGTGGTGCCCCGGGACGGCGACGGCTTCTGGATGGTCGAGCAGCACCGCTACCCGGTGGGCCGCCGCACGCTGGAGTTCCCGATGGGCGGCTGGCCCGCCGGGCGCAGCGGCCCGCTGGCCGACCTGGCCCGGGCCGAGCTGCGCGAGGAGACCGGCCTGCGCGCCGGCCGGCTGACCCGGCTGGGGCACCTGTCGACCGCCAACGGCTTCTCCAGCCAGGGCTTCGACGTCTTCCTCGCCGAGGAGCTCACCGCCGGCCCGACCGACCGGGAGCCGACCGAGGCCGACATGGTGCACCGGCTGGTGCCGAGGGCCGAGCTCGCCGAGCTGGTCCGCAGCGGGGCGGTGGACGACGCCACGACGGTCGCGGCCTACGCGCTGCTGCTGGTCACCGAGGCGACGGGGGCGGGACGATGA
- a CDS encoding SH3-like domain-containing protein: MSTGTDRFAPGDRVRTRATDPAGHTRLPRYARGAVGVVVERAGRHPLADDRARGVAGDAQPVWHVRFAAADLFGAGDHTVTVELWDDYLTPAEEPR; this comes from the coding sequence ATGAGCACGGGCACTGACCGGTTCGCCCCGGGCGACCGGGTGCGCACCCGGGCCACCGACCCCGCCGGGCACACCCGGCTGCCGCGCTACGCCCGCGGGGCGGTCGGCGTCGTGGTCGAGCGCGCCGGGCGGCACCCGCTGGCCGACGACCGCGCCCGCGGTGTGGCCGGCGACGCGCAGCCGGTCTGGCACGTGCGGTTCGCCGCCGCCGACCTGTTCGGCGCCGGCGACCACACGGTCACCGTCGAGCTGTGGGACGACTACCTGACCCCTGCCGAGGAGCCCCGGTGA
- a CDS encoding SH3-like domain-containing protein → MSRINDVGGMAGFPPVVEEPDEPPFHADWEAHVFALNGALIKRGVYDLDEFRDAQERLPVQQYLAASYYERWFAAITTLLAEKGVATPEELAGDEHGH, encoded by the coding sequence ATGAGCCGGATCAACGACGTGGGTGGCATGGCCGGGTTCCCGCCGGTCGTCGAGGAGCCCGACGAGCCGCCGTTCCACGCCGACTGGGAGGCGCACGTCTTCGCTCTCAACGGCGCGCTCATCAAGCGGGGCGTCTACGACCTCGACGAGTTCCGCGACGCCCAGGAGCGACTGCCGGTGCAGCAGTACCTGGCCGCCTCCTACTACGAGCGGTGGTTCGCCGCGATCACCACGCTGCTGGCGGAGAAGGGCGTGGCGACGCCGGAGGAGCTGGCCGGCGATGAGCACGGGCACTGA
- a CDS encoding phosphatase domain-containing protein: MPTFPALARRADGALRDLASRLARRAGWTPAVLAHPGYGSGGRVRVLGRVLLAPPGAHPEERRAAVPGWQRFLTLESPGAEVVVEVAGQRTVVRSDDDGLVDATLEVDLPDAGALPVRLAAGERSATGTVHLASPDAARGVVCDIDDTVLVTGIATPLRAAWRTFVQPMTRRQAVPGMVGLLRELTSGAPHVPVVYLSNGPWNLAGPLGRFLESSGYPPGALLLTDWGPTPTRWFRDGQAHKRAALRRLTEDLPGVRWTLVGDTTEHDPALYEEFARARPEHVRAVLLRDVSRAEAALERFGEVPVVYGRDGDAIAGALPTVG; encoded by the coding sequence GTGCCCACGTTCCCCGCCCTGGCCCGCCGCGCGGACGGCGCCCTCCGCGACCTCGCCTCCCGGCTGGCCCGCCGCGCGGGGTGGACACCGGCGGTGCTCGCCCATCCCGGCTACGGCAGCGGCGGGCGGGTGCGGGTGCTCGGCCGGGTGCTGCTCGCCCCGCCCGGTGCGCACCCGGAGGAGCGGCGGGCCGCGGTGCCCGGCTGGCAGCGCTTCCTGACCCTGGAGAGCCCGGGCGCGGAGGTGGTGGTCGAGGTCGCCGGGCAGCGCACCGTCGTCCGCAGCGACGACGACGGCCTGGTCGACGCCACGCTCGAGGTCGACCTGCCCGACGCCGGGGCGCTCCCGGTGCGGCTGGCGGCGGGGGAGCGGTCGGCCACCGGCACCGTCCACCTCGCCTCGCCGGACGCCGCCCGCGGGGTGGTCTGCGACATCGACGACACCGTGCTGGTCACCGGGATCGCCACCCCGCTGCGCGCGGCCTGGCGCACGTTCGTGCAGCCGATGACCCGGCGGCAGGCGGTGCCCGGCATGGTCGGGCTGCTGCGCGAGCTCACCTCGGGGGCGCCGCACGTGCCGGTCGTCTACCTGAGCAACGGGCCGTGGAACCTGGCCGGGCCGCTCGGCCGGTTCCTGGAGTCCAGCGGCTACCCGCCGGGGGCCCTGCTGCTCACCGACTGGGGCCCGACGCCGACCCGGTGGTTCCGCGACGGGCAGGCGCACAAGCGGGCCGCGCTGCGGCGGCTGACCGAGGACCTGCCCGGCGTGCGCTGGACGCTGGTCGGCGACACCACCGAGCACGACCCCGCGCTGTACGAGGAGTTCGCCCGCGCGCGGCCGGAGCACGTGCGCGCGGTGCTGCTGCGCGACGTCTCCCGCGCGGAGGCGGCGCTGGAGCGGTTCGGCGAGGTGCCGGTGGTCTACGGCCGGGACGGCGACGCCATCGCCGGTGCCCTGCCGACGGTGGGCTGA
- a CDS encoding nitrile hydratase subunit alpha, with protein MSDDHASSTIAAQVRHVEALLESRGLLDAGEVDTRIDEFLAGGTPANGARIVARAWVDPGFAERLLTDANSAVREVGLSMAGGLQEQRLKVVANTEREHNVVVCTLCSCYPIALLGPSPGWYKSEAYRSRVVRDPRGVLAEFGLELPAGTAVAVWDASAESRYMVLPRRPAGTAELAEDDLAALVTRKGLIGTAAV; from the coding sequence GTGAGCGACGACCACGCCAGTTCGACCATCGCAGCGCAGGTCCGGCACGTCGAGGCGCTGCTGGAGTCCCGCGGCCTGCTGGACGCCGGGGAGGTCGACACCCGCATCGACGAGTTCCTCGCCGGCGGCACCCCCGCCAACGGCGCCCGGATCGTGGCCCGGGCGTGGGTCGACCCCGGCTTCGCCGAGCGGCTGCTGACCGACGCGAACAGCGCCGTCCGCGAGGTCGGGCTCTCGATGGCCGGCGGCCTGCAGGAGCAGCGGCTCAAGGTGGTGGCCAACACCGAGCGGGAGCACAACGTCGTCGTCTGCACGCTGTGCTCCTGCTACCCGATCGCGCTGCTGGGACCCTCGCCGGGTTGGTACAAGAGCGAGGCCTACCGCTCGCGGGTGGTCCGCGATCCGCGCGGGGTGCTGGCCGAGTTCGGGCTCGAGCTGCCGGCGGGCACCGCCGTCGCGGTGTGGGACGCCAGCGCGGAGTCGCGGTACATGGTGCTGCCCCGCCGGCCGGCCGGCACCGCGGAACTGGCGGAGGACGACCTCGCCGCGCTCGTGACCCGCAAGGGGCTGATCGGCACCGCCGCCGTCTGA
- a CDS encoding zinc-dependent alcohol dehydrogenase has protein sequence MKAVTWHGKQDVRVDTVDDPFVQEPTDAVIRVTTTNICGSDLHLYDPLAPFMGVGDVLGHEAMGQVVEVGSEVGDLRVGDRVSIPFQISCGHCWMCRQHLYTQCETTQVREQGTGAALFGFSKLYGEVPGGQAEYLRVPQAQFTHVKLPDGPSDDRFAYLSDILPTAWQGVEYAGVPDGGTLVVLGLGPIGDFACRIAQHKGYRVIGVDLVPERLARVAARGVEVVDLRDHEDDLGDAIRDMTDGRGPDSVLDAVGMEAHGSPATGFVQKAAGLLPRAIAAPVMKEAGVDRLNALYSAIDIVRRGGTISISGVYGGAADPMPMVTLFDKQLQLRMGQANIKRWIPEIMPLLTDADPLGVDTFATHRLPLSEAPAAYKAFQEKSDGYVKVQLKPEL, from the coding sequence ATGAAGGCAGTGACCTGGCACGGCAAGCAGGACGTCCGGGTGGACACCGTGGACGACCCGTTCGTCCAGGAGCCCACGGACGCGGTCATCCGGGTGACGACGACGAACATCTGCGGCTCGGACCTGCACCTCTACGACCCGCTGGCGCCGTTCATGGGCGTGGGCGACGTGCTCGGTCACGAGGCGATGGGCCAGGTCGTCGAGGTGGGCTCCGAGGTCGGTGACCTGCGGGTCGGCGACCGGGTCTCCATCCCGTTCCAGATCTCCTGCGGGCACTGCTGGATGTGCCGTCAGCACCTGTACACGCAGTGCGAGACGACCCAGGTGCGCGAGCAGGGGACGGGTGCGGCGCTGTTCGGCTTCTCCAAGCTCTACGGCGAGGTCCCCGGCGGGCAGGCGGAGTACCTGCGGGTGCCGCAGGCGCAGTTCACCCACGTCAAACTGCCCGACGGGCCGTCGGACGACCGCTTCGCCTACCTCTCGGACATCCTCCCCACCGCGTGGCAGGGCGTGGAGTACGCCGGCGTCCCCGACGGCGGCACGCTCGTCGTGCTGGGGCTGGGCCCGATCGGCGACTTCGCCTGCCGGATCGCCCAGCACAAGGGGTACCGGGTGATCGGGGTGGACCTGGTGCCCGAGCGGCTGGCCCGGGTCGCGGCCCGCGGCGTCGAGGTCGTCGACCTGCGCGACCACGAGGACGACCTCGGGGACGCCATCCGGGACATGACCGACGGGCGCGGGCCGGACTCGGTGCTCGACGCCGTCGGCATGGAGGCCCACGGCTCGCCGGCGACCGGGTTCGTGCAGAAGGCCGCCGGGCTGCTGCCGCGGGCGATCGCCGCCCCGGTGATGAAGGAGGCAGGGGTCGACCGGCTCAACGCGCTGTACTCCGCCATCGACATCGTCCGACGCGGCGGCACCATCTCCATCTCCGGCGTCTACGGCGGTGCGGCCGACCCGATGCCGATGGTCACCCTGTTCGACAAGCAGCTCCAGCTGCGGATGGGGCAGGCGAACATCAAGCGCTGGATCCCGGAGATCATGCCGCTGCTCACCGACGCCGACCCGCTGGGCGTGGACACGTTCGCCACCCACCGGCTGCCGCTGTCCGAGGCGCCGGCGGCCTACAAGGCGTTCCAGGAGAAGTCCGACGGCTACGTGAAGGTGCAGCTCAAGCCGGAGCTGTGA